From one Lolium rigidum isolate FL_2022 chromosome 4, APGP_CSIRO_Lrig_0.1, whole genome shotgun sequence genomic stretch:
- the LOC124708537 gene encoding SH3 domain-containing protein 2-like — protein MEAIRKQASKLREQVARQQQAVLKQFGGGYADSVFADEGEAQQHTKLEKLYISTRAAKHFQRDIVRGVEGYIVTGSKQVEIGNKLCEDGKKYGVENTCTSGSTLSRAALSFAKARSLIEKERGNLLKAFGTQVAEPLRAMVMGAPLEDARHLAQRYDRMRQEAEAQAIEVSKRQMKIRESSGNGDMISRLEAAESKLQELKSNMGTLGKEAVAAMTAVEGQQQRLTLQRLIALVESERSYHQRVLQILDQLEREMVSERQRIEGAPPPVIESSMPPPPAYEEVNGIFMRAPTVAELVETVEHFLAEAIQSYRAESETELNLSSGDYIVVRQVSNNGWAEGECRGKAGWFPYEFIEKRDRVLASKVAQVF, from the exons ATGGAGGCCATCCGGAAGCAGGCTTCCAAGCTCCGGGAGCAGGTCGCCCGGCAGCAGCAG GCCGTGCTGAAGCAGTTCGGGGGCGGGTACGCGGACAGCGTGTTCGCGGACGAGGGCGAGGCGCAGCAGCACACCAAGCTCGAGAAGCTCTACATCTCCACGCGCGCCGCCAAG CACTTCCAAAGGGATATAGTTCGCGGGGTCGAGGGCTACATCGTCACAGGCTCCAAGCAAGTCGAAATCG GTAACAAGTTATGCGAGGATGGCAAGAAGTATGGTGTTGAGAACACCTGTACCAGTGGCAGTACATTATCAAGGGCAGCGTTGAGCTTTGCCAAGGCACGGTCCCTGATCGAGAAGGAACGGGGAAACCTGCTGAAAGCGTTTGGTACTCAG GTCGCTGAACCACTGAGGGCTATGGTGATGGGAGCTCCTTTGGAAGATGCTCGTCACCTTGCCCAAAGATATGACAGAATGCGgcaagaagctgaagcacag GCTATTGAAGTTTCAAAGCGTCAAATGAAGATAAGAGAGTCTTCTGGAAATGGTGATATGATTTCAAGGTTGGAGGCTGCTGAATCAAAGCTGCAAGAGCTAAAATCAAATATGGGGACTCTAGGGAAAGAAGCTGTTGCAGCAATGACGGCTGTTGAAGGCCAACAGCAAAGGCTGACATTGCAACGACTTATCGCCCTG GTTGAATCTGAGAGAAGTTACCACCAAAGGGTCCTACAAATTCTAGACCAACTTGAAAGAGAG ATGGTATCTGAGCGCCAGAGAATTGAAGGAGCACCTCCTCCAGTCATTGAGAGTTCTATGCCGCCTCCACCTGCATATGAAGAAGTTAATGGTATATTCATGAGGGCCCCAACAGTTGCTGAATTAGTGGAGACAGTGGAGCATTTCTTGGCCGAG GCCATCCAGTCGTACCGAGCTGAGAGTGAAACGGAGCTCAACCTGTCAAGTGGTGACTACATAGTGGTTCGCCAG GTGTCAAACAATGGATGGGCTGAAGGCGAGTGCAGGGGGAAAGCTGGTTGGTTCCCTTATGAGTTCATCGAGAAGCGGGACCGAGTGCTGGCAAGCAAAGTTGCCCAGGTCTTCTAG
- the LOC124647597 gene encoding uncharacterized protein LOC124647597, giving the protein MSRSSHHVLRSRKRISIGPPPDDVVTTHTFSLVTKAGQEEGRSRVTRKKVAALIEIGAHAHHKSDHRLLPPWKLASSAAGLWAATLDLINGDSCGGDVDRHLLPSELAGGKPSQIAQDQVKRDLCPTPDMGIKPNSTPIQTTTVAGTEPQLLSGGNVAGEGLGPAKNSENPRKMLPVGPPSSQYVLLSISSYPSRLCLSSCYPLLIPSDEVHRRLGIPSNTMTSVAAAVTLLRIPLARLSSHLRSVPPPRFRLSHSHRSLTSLLAPGHGLAVAAVSEAAAPVVEEELEAAEVNEEELEAEEEQQDAAPPSFVLPRLPRPKLDVKERKELASYAHGLGKKLKSQQVGKGGVTPSLVGAFSDNLESNELLKLKIHGNCPGELPDVILQLEESTGSIAVDQIGRSVILYRPSSSKMKKKEEVARNREEFARNSARFGKSENSFGERPRHNTSKRFGKSVSTFRTQQKRRSVASKSSSYGRGVAAQKIK; this is encoded by the exons ATGTCAAGATCCAGTCACCATGTGTTGCGCTCGAGGAAGAGGATATCCATCGGACCACCACCTGATGACGTCGTAACCACCCACACCTTCTCTCTCGTCACCAAGGCCGGCCAAGAGGAGGGGAGGAGCAGAGTCACCCGGAAGAAGGTGGCTGCGCTTATTGAGATAGGGGCTCACGCTCACCATAAGAGTGACCACCGGCTCCTTCCACCATGGAAACTTGCCAGCTCT gcAGCAGGTCTCTGGGCGGCGACTCTTGACCTTATTAACGGAGATAGCTGCGGCGGCGATGTAGACCGGCATCTCCTCCCATCGGAGCTCGCCGGAGGGAAACCATCACAGATTGCACAAGATCAGGTCAAGAGAGATCTGTGCCCAACTCCAGACATGGGCATAAAGCCCAACTCTACTCCTATACAGACTACTACAGTGGCCGGCACGGAGCCTCAACTACTCTCCGGCGGCAACGTCGCTGGAGAGGGGCTTGGCCCGGCCAAGAACAGCGAAAACCCTAGAAAG ATGCTGCCAGTTGGGCCCCCATCCTCACAGTACGTGCTCTTGTCAATTTCTTCTTATCCCTCTCGCCTCTGTCTCTCCAGTTGCTATCCCCTGCTTATCCCCTCCGACGAAGTACATCGCCGCCTCGGCATTCCGTCGAACACGATGAcgagcgtggcggcggcggtcacCCTCCTCCGCATCCCTCTCGCCCGCCTCTCCTCTCACCTCCGATCCGTCCCGCCCCCTCGCTTCCGCCTCTCCCACTCCCACCGCTCCCTCACCTCCCTCCTCGCGCCCGGCCACGGCCTCGCCGTAGCGGCCGTTTCGGAGGCGGCGGCCCCGGTGGTTGAAGAGGAGCTCGAAGCGGCGGAGGTGAATGAAGAAGAGCTCGAAGCGGAGGAAGAGCAGCAGGACGCGGCTCCGCCGTCCTTCGTGCTCCcgcggctgccgcggccgaagctggACGTGAAGGAGCGGAAGGAGCTGGCCTCGTACGCGCACGGCCTCGGCAAGAAGCTCAAGTCGCAGCAGGTCGGAAAGGGCGGCGTCACGCCCTCCCTCGTCGGCGCCTTCTCCGACAACCTCGAGTCCAACGAGCTCCTCAAG CTAAAGATTCACGGGAACTGCCCTGGAGAACTACCTGATGTGATACTACAACTTGAGGAGTCAACCGGATCCATTGCTGTTGACCAAATCGGACGATCAGTTATTCTATATAGGCCTAGCTCCAGCAAGATGAAAAAGAAGGAAGAAGTCGCTAGAAACAGGGAAGAGTTTGCAAGAAATAGTGCGAGGTTTGGAAAATCTGAGAATTCATTTGGAGAACGCCCTAGACATAACACAAGCAAGAGATTCGGAAAGTCCGTGTCAACATTTAGGACTCAACAGAAGAGAAGATCAGTAGCATCTAAGAGCTCGTCATATGGACGCGGTGTAGCagcacaaaaaataaaataa